The genomic stretch GAACCTGTGGCCCCACGCGTGAGTGCCTCGGCGTACATTAGCAATATTTCGGCATAGCGAATCACAATCATGTTCTTACCTCCCCCATAATCATTTCTTTGATCGGTCAACTGTACAGAAGGCAGGTAGTGCTTGCCACTTGAAAACAGGGCACGGGGGTAGTCGTTGATGATGTCGCCATCTCTTGTTGTGTTGTTCACGAAAGCCGGAAGGGTGGCATAGTTCGGGTCTGTTTGCAACTCGGCAATCCCGCGATTTGTCCAAAGGACACTGGTTTCCAACCGAACGGATTCGTCCCTATCGAGCATAAATTTGATGAACTTTAAACTTGGCTCATAAAAGCCCCATCCATCGGAGGCATTCTCCCTTGCCGGTGTCCAACCTTGTGGGCCAAATGGGGCATATAAATGGTAGAACGTATCTCCTGTGCTTGACCCATAATCGGAAAACTGTAGTTCGAGAAGGCTCTCGTCGCTCAACTCACCTGGTTTTTTGAACAGGCTGTAAAAGTCGGGGTGCAATGAAAATTTATTGGAGTTGATTATAGCTGCTGCAGCATCTGCCATACCCTGATAATCCTCCATTTCCATGTGCGCCATAGCTTTTAATGCATAAGCCGTGTAACGTGTTACTCCTCCGGGAATATCGGTTCTTTCATTGGGTCTGGAATCGGGCAACAACGGAATGGCCTCGTCCATTTGGTCGGATATGTACTGCATGATCTCCTGCTTGGTCGCGGTTCCATTGGCGATTTCTGCATCTGGTTGTGTGGATTCTACGATGAAAACATCCCCCCAAACCCTTGACAGGTTAAAATGTAACCAAGCTCTCATCACTTTGATCTCAGCTATGTACCGGTCTGCGGTTGCCTGATTTTCTTCACTTGCAAATTCCTTGAAGTTTTCTATCAATTCAATCTGCGTGTTCAATTTAACGATATCCCCATAATGAGCATTCCAAAGCTGGTTGTACATCCAATAGCCTTGGGCATAGACAAAGTTGTCGGTATCGGCATAAGGTTGTTGATCTCCAAGACCTCCTGCATTTACATCATCGCCACGAACGGAAAGCAACAAGGGTTCTTCCCACCCTCTTGTGGCAATTACGTGATAGGACCCGATCAGTGCTTGGATCATGTTTTCGGTAGCAGTGTAATCCAAGTCGTCGGCATTGAGCTGTCCTTCTCTTTCTTCGAACTTGTCGGAACATGATTGGATGGCAATCATCGCAATCAGTACAAATACTACTTTATATAATAGGTTATTATTACGTTTCATCTCAATTTTCTTTTTTATAGTTTAACATTAACACCTATGGTGTAAATCGCAGGTACCGGGTACGTTTGACGATCTACGCCATCCGACACTTCTGGGTTGAACCCGTTGTAGCTAAACAATGTCAAAGGTCTTTCTGCGGTCAATGTGAATTTAAAATCGGGCATATTGCCTTTAAGTTTATCACCTCTTAGGGTGTAGGCCAACTGAATGTTCTGTATCCTGAAGAAATCACCGTCCTCTACCCAAAAATTGCTCAAGCGTTGGTTCCAACTGTTTCTGAGTCCTGCCGATGACGGATAACTGTTGCTGGTCCCTTCGCCGTGCCAACGGTTTTTGGCCAAATCCGCATCCATATTGGTGTCGTTGGTAAATATGACCTCTCCTCGTTTTCTATTCAGTATCTTGTTGCCGGATTGGCCGTAAAAATTCATGGAAAAACCAAAGTCCTTATAATTTAGTCCTATGTTACCACCATAGGTGAACTTGGGAAGGAACGAACCTAATACCGTTCTATCCTGATCTGTAATGGCACCATCACCGTCCCTGTCGTTAAATATCAAATATCCGGGCTCTACATTTTGCCCGTTCGCAATTGCATTCTGCGCCACCGGGTCGGCATCTATCTGTGCCTGATTTTGATAAACTCCAGTGGTTTCATATCCATAAAATGCATAAAGCGGTTCGCCCACAATGGTCCTTTGCCTAAATTCTGCCGAACCCGAATCAATGTACCCCCTACTGTCCTCAATCTCGATGGCCTCATTTTTTACGGTGGTAAAATTGGCCCCAACGGTGTATGTAAAATCAGGTGTGATCTCATCGCTCCAGTTCAGTGCCACCTCTACCCCTGAGTTACGGATAACTCCTGAGTTTCTGGAAACTGTTTGGTTTGCAATGGGAATGTACACTGGCATAATGGCATCCTCCGTGTCCCGGATGTAGTAATCCGCCTCCAGTGACAAACGGTTGTTAAGGATGTTCATGTTGAAACCAAAGTCCAGCTCTTCCACAACCTCCCATGTAAGGTCGGTAAATGTACTCGTAGCGGTTACGCCTGTATTTGGGGTATCGCCCAAATCAACGGTTTCGTTGGAAATGGTATTGGCACCTGCACTGGCAGGAACATTATCGTTACCCAATCGACCCCATGCGGCCCTTAATTTTAAGAAATCGAAGAAGCCTACATTTTCCATAAAGGGTTCTTGGGAAACCACCCAACCTGCACCTACAGATGGAAAATAGCCCCATTGTTCTTTGGTGAATTTGGAAGATCTATCGGCCCTGAATGTCCCGTAGAGCAAATAACGGTTTTTGAAGTTGTAGGATACCCTGCCAAAATAGGATTGTCCGTAAATCCTACTGTTATCTTCTTCTACATTGTTATTGAACGACAAGGGGTCCGCAAAATCCAAATACCAAGACGTTTCGTAATTGATTCCTGCAATATCGCTGCCGGTTGCCTCAAACCTATTGGCCGCCTCGTCCCTAAAAGATGTACCTGCCATTACGGTAACGTTGTGATCATCTGCATAGGTATCGGTATAGGTAAGAACGTTGTCCCAAATCTGGTTGTAGTAGTTGTTCTGCTTTCTGTTGATATCGGATATTCGCTGATCGCCAAAGCCCATGTTGTAGGGCAGGTTCACATAGCGTTCCTCCAGTGCGGAAAAATCGATATTATAAGTTGTTTTAAAAGTAAGCTTGTCTTTGATAAGGTCGGTCTCCAAATAGATGTTGGCCAATAACTTTCGTATTTTCAACCGGTTATCGTTGTAATCCATATCTGGAAACGGGTTTTGTGTACCCCTATACCCCAGCGCTTGCGCATTCGCATATCGAGTTGGTGTTGCGGCGGTGTTCATGTCATCAAAAACAGGCAGAATCGGGACGGCAAAATATGCTTTGAACCATGCCGAATCTTCCGGGGTTTGCTGAGTAGCATTACTAAAAATGGTATTCACGCCCATTCTTAAATTATCAAGAACATCAACATCCAGTTTTGAGCGAATGTTGAAGCGTTCGTACTCGTTTTTCATATCCAACAGGCCTTCTTGTGAGAAGTAGTTGGTACCCAAGGAGTATGAGACATTTTCTGTACCCCCAGTAACACTTATGCTATGGTTCTGAATCAATCCGTCACGGATAATCTCGTCGTACCAATCGGTGTTTACATTAGGTACGTTAGGGTTGATTCGACTTCTACCATAACGTTGCATGGCATTCAATATATATTGCACATCGGCATCTGAGCCGGACTCTACGGCCATGGTCACAAATTGCTCGGCATTGGCCATTTGCAGAACATTTTGGGCACGTTGGATACCTGTGTAGCCATTATACTCAATGGTAGGCTTTCTGTTCTTGCCTCCGGATTTTGTTTCGATGATGATAACGCCGTTCGCTGCCCTCACCCCATAAATGGCCGAGGAAGATGCATCCTTCAACACGTTCATGGACTTGATATCGTTGGGGTTCAGGAAGTCAATGTTACTGTAGAACATTCCGTCCACCACGTACAGTACCTTAGTTGCCGCCGAATCATCTGAGTCATAGGTGCCGAGCCCCCTAATACGCACATTGGGCGAGCCTCCCGGCGTACCTGTGGTAACAATTTGGACCCCGGCCACTTTGCCCTGTAAGGATTGCAATGGGTTAGCGGAAGGTGTCTTTTCAATTTGCTCGGCATCCACCGTGGCAATGGAACCTGTTAAATCGGCCTTCTTTTGGGTTCCATACCCTACAACGACCACTTCATCCAGACTTTGGGTATCCTCCTGCATTGTTAGGTTGATTGTTGTCCTATTATTAATAGGTACGGTCTGTGAAGTAAAACCGACATAACTGAACACCAAAGTGCCATCACCGGGCACGTTGTCCAAAGTGTAGTTTCCATCAAAGTCCGTTTGGATCCCTGTAGTAGTACCCTCCAGCACCACACTTGCCCCGGGCAAAGGTTGCCCTTGGTCATCGGTTACCGTTCCCGAAATCGTTATATCATTTTGGGCCAAAAGCACGGCCTGAAACAATAAAAATGGTATTAGCAAAAGTTTGCTTTTAATTTTCATAATTGTGCAAAAATAGAGTTAGATTTTTACTAAATTAATAAAGAGTGGGTCGATGGCTGGCTTAACGGAATACATAATAAATACATCATTTTTAAAATGTCTTGAAACCCTTGTTTCACAGTGTTTGCAGTATCTGACATTTACTTTGATGTAAAAAAAATTAACATAGTGATGTAGTGATGATGTAATCCAAAAAACTGTTTTTAACACTACAAAAGCACCTGTATCACCTATTTAAAAGGTGATGAGGAAATTGGACAGGTTATCGGAACTGTCCATATCCAGTTTTTTTCGAAGGCGGTAGCGATGTATTTCCACCCCTCTTACCGTTATTCCCATTAGCGGCGCAATTTCCTTTGTGGACAGGTTCATTTTTAGGTAAGCGCATAGTTTTAGGTCCTTTGGTGTCAAAGATGGGTAGGATTTGAGCAATCGCTCGAAGAAATCCTCGTGCAATTCCTTGAAATTAACCTCAAAGCGTCTCCAATCTTCGGTATCTTCAATGGAGCTGTTGAGTTTTTTGATAAAAGACCGGTAACGCTGTGAATTGGAGAACTTATCCTTGTTCATGACCAGCATATTCTTCAGCTCCAAGATCATTTCATTTTTTCGGGCAATGTTCAAGGTTGTGCTGGCCAGCTCGTTCTGTTTTTGTTTTACTTCCTTGGCCAGTTCCTCTTTTTCCATTTTGTCCAATCGCTCCTGCTGCTCGTGATGCAAACGTTCTTCCAGTTCCCTGTGCTTTCTCTCCAATTTTTTTCGGTTATACCTTCTTACCAAGTAAATGGCCAAAAAACCTAGAGCGGCATAAAAGAACAGACTCCACCAAGAAAAGTACCACGGGGGCGATATGGTAAAATTAAGTTGTTTAAATTCCGAGATAGTATTGTCCATACCCGCTGTGGCAATCTTGAAGGTGTATTCGCCGTACGGCAGGTTTTGAAAGTTGATGGAACCACTCTCCACGTACCTGGAGTATTCTTTGGGGCCTTCCAACTTGTAATAGTAATGTGGGTATATATACTGGGGAGATGCCGCTTCGATGGTTATGGACTGTGAGTATCTAAAAGGCACTTCAATATTCCCCTCCATTACGGAATGTTTGCTTTCTTGGTCTTTTAAAACGATAAAGCTTGGAACCGGAAGTTCTTCTTGCTTGGAAATCTCTTTTAATATAGGTGCATTGACCTTCGCAAATCCATCTATCAGGGTTATGTAGGAGGTGCTATCGTTTACCTTGACCAAGTTTTGAGAATCCGGTGCCAACCTTTCCCGCAATGGCAAATCGGTGAGCATTAAACTGTCTCCCTTCAGGTCGGTGTAGATAATGGCCTTTTGTTCATTGTCATCCACAAACCAAAAATATTCTTCATCAAAAAATAGCAGCTCCTTGTTCCTGTAATCCTTGAATTCCTCAAATCTTTCGATTTTGTCACCAATGGGATTGTAGGTGTACCAATTCCCTTCGCTATTGAGCACAATATGGTTTTTGATATTGTATAGCTTTACATTGTACTCGCTAGGTGCCTCTTGTTGTTCGAATTTCTGTATCCTATCTGCCGTACCGTACCCCGTCCCCTTAAAATGAATCCTGGAAAATCCCTTGTAAGGGTGTGCCGTCCAGAGAATATCGGGCGTTTCAAAGCACAGTTGCTTTACAGGGTCGTCCACGCCTTCTATTTTGACGACGTTCCATGTGCCGTCTTTTAATTTTGTGAACTTTGCTAGTCCGTTATAGGTTCCTTGTACATAGGTCGAACTTTGGTTCGGTACTTTAATTATTTGGTATCCTCCGGCAATTTCGCTCATGAGTTCAAAACTGTTTTCGGATACTTTAAAGGTTCCCCGGGTATGGCCACAGAGCAAATCGCCCTCGATTACGTCCAAATCCCATACATGGCCTTGTGAGCCGTTCACAAACTTGAGCTGGTTGCCCTCAAAATAAAATACTCCTGTATTGCTCCCTAAAAATAACTTCCCGTTGTACCAGGCAATGTCGTAAACCATGCCGAGTGCTCCCGTGTAATCGGTAAAGTAGGTAATCGGGTTGTTGAGGCTTGCCCGGGCAATTCCATTGTCCAGCCCCAACCAGAGCAGGTCTTTAAACAATAGTGAGGAAAGCACCGTATTGTTTTGTAGACCTGATTCTCGATTTAAAATTCTATGTTTCCCGGATTCGGAATCGTATAGGTACATTCCATTTTTTATGGTCCCAAAACCCAACAGGTAATCTCCCAAAAGGGTGATCTTGTTCAATTGGTGCTCCTTGAGTTCATTGTTGATGGGCGTAGACCACGCAGAAAGCTTTTGTCCATCGAACATAAAGCAACCGCTCAATTTAGTGCCTATAAGCAGCTTTCCCTTAAAAATGGCCATATCGTTAATGGTCTTTCCCTGCAATAGGTCTTGATCGGGCAACGGCACATAGGAATCATCCTTTACCTCAAAAAGTCCCACAGAGCCTCCCGCCACAATCAATTTGTCCTTGAACTCGATAAAATCGGAGACCACAAATGGTGGGTCCACAACCGTAATCTTATCATTCGCATAAGAATAAATGGCAGAAAAGGAACGGAACATTACCCTACCCTCCGAAGATGGAAAAATTTCCCAGAATTCCTCACTCGTAAAGGTGTGGTCCTTAATAAGATGTGTCAACGAGGTATAGCCCAATTCACCAAACTCATTTTTGGTCCAATAGCCAAACTCTTCGTAAGACCCTGTGTAGACCCTGTCGCCAATGCTTTTAACGGACCTGATGATGGTATTGTTCGGCAATTTGTTCAACGTCCATTGCTCACCATTGTAGTGCAACAATCCTTTGTTGTTCGCCACGAACAATTCCCCATTTTCGTTGACGGAAACATCCCAGTTTTTTGTTCCCCCCTTATAATCCAGCAATTGATAGTTCTGGATAGGCGGTAACAACTGTTGACCATTGACCGATAAACAGACAAGTAAAAATATAATGGATATGAATCTCAATAATATTGGCATTCCCGTTGATTTATCGGATAAAGGTCTTTCTAAACAATGAATTTACAAAACTAACCCTTACTGCTTTGAGCTTAAATTTTTAAGGCGCAATCTTAAATCGATTAAATAAAATATGGCATTGGTGTGATGAATGGCGATGAACCCCTCATCAATTTATCTTTTACTAATCTAAATTAATTGTGGCACAACCTTTTTAGCCCTTCCATAACCATTATTGGGATTTCCTTAATTCCAGTAATAGACTACAGCTCTATTTTAGCCTTTTAACAATCATCAACCAATCAAAACTATTTTTATGATATTAAAAAAACACCTTTACCCCCCATCCCTTCACATTGAAAAAGTAGGATGGGTTGCTGTGTTGTTTGTATGGGCCGTATTCTTTATGTCCCCCCAATCTCTACAGGCGCAAACACCATCGGATGCACTTATGATGCCCTCCAAAAACATTTGTGTCCTGTTTTCCTACGATATGGGAACTTTTGACCGATATTGGGAAGGGTCCTATCTAAGAACAAACGAAACCATAGCCACCGTGGACCGAAATACCATTATGCCTATGGCGGCCATAGGTATTTTGGACGACCTTAATTTTTATGTGAGCCTGCCTTACGTAAAAACGGAATCTTCGGAACCCAACGGTGGAAAATTCGCCGGAGTCAATGGATTTCAAGACATTGGGTTTGCCTTAAAATACCGCGCCTTACGTCGAGAGGTGGGGCCCGGAAAACTCACCGCGCTTGCCACGGCCGGTTTTTCCACACCGTTCACCAACTATCTTTCGGATTACAGACCCTACAGTATCGGTGCTGGTGCCCCCGAATTTTCTCTGCGCGCCATCGGTCAGTATGAGTTGAACAGCCAATTCTACTTTAGGGCGTCCGTTGCACATCTTTGGCGGGGCTATACCGAGGCCGAACGGGACTATTACTATAACAATGGCAGTTATTACACCGCTTGGATGGACGTTCCCAATGCATGGACCTACGAAGCAATTCTGGGCAAATGGCTGTTCAACACCTCTTTGAAACTTGAATTGAGCTACATAGGCCTTAACTCGACAAGTGGCGATGATATTAGGGCCTACAATGCGGCACAGCCTACCAATAAAGTGGAATTTGACCGGATTGGTTTCGCTGCCCAATATTTCTTAAAATCAGTAAAAGGGCTAGGTTTTCTTGTCTATCACAACAGAGTGGTCAACGGCAGAAACGTACCCAAGTTCAGCAATACGGGCTTTGGGCTTACTTATCAATTCAATTTCATAAAAAAACAAAAAGAAACTACCGATGAACAATAAAATATTTGCACTTTTTGTGGTCTTTGGATTTATAGCCATGACCTCTTGTGAAAAAGACCTACCTCAATACATACCTTATGAAGGTTATGCTTATTCAGAACTAACCGTAAATGGAGGCGACTGGGTGCCAATACTGGAAGAATCCGGTGCATCCATAGACATACCAGTCCCTGAGGCTACTGATTCACAAGCCTATCAAAATGAATTGGAAGAGGTAAAAGAAGCTATGGCCAACATAACTTCCAGCCAAAAAAATGCCATAAAATATTGGACCAACAATCCAGCTATCCGCTGGAACGAGATTGCATTGGAACTCATTGCCAAATACAATCTGATACCCGGCCCCAATGCAGATGGCTCCTACACCTTGCCCAACCCTGCCAATCCAGAGGGACCGCCCGCATTCCCCTTCGCACACCCGCCTTATGCCTGTAGGGCATTGGCCTATATGTCCGTAGCCCAGTTTGACGGCCTCATCTCCGCTTGGCACCATAAATACGGGTACAATAGAGCTGCTCCTTTTGCGGTTGATGAAAGCATCGAGTATGCTTATGAAGAAAACAACATACCTTCGTACCCTTCGGATGGAGCTGTAATTGCCAGAGCATCAAAAAATATCCTCACGGCCATGTTTCCCCTTGAAGCTGAATATCTCCAGCAAATGGAAGATGAGCATTTGGAAACCCTATTGCTCTCGGGAGGCAATGTAATGAGCGACATTACTGCTGGAACCACGATTGGGGATGCCGTTTCCGAGACTGCATTGACAAGGGCCTCCAATGATGGCATGAAGAACGCACAGACACCAAAAGCCGTTTCCGACTCCATAAAGCAAGCTGCTTACGATAGATTCGGATGGGCATGGGACAATCTGGAGGTTCCTGTTCGTCCCGTGGGTCTGACACCGCTTTTTGGACAAGTGACCATGTGGAGTGTTGACGATGTGGAAAGTGTACGTCCCATAGCGCCACCACAATTGGATTCCCAAGAATTTTTGGATGATGTAGAGTTACTAAAAGATTATGCCGACAACATGACCGAAGAACATCGCAGAATTGCTAATTTTTGGCAAGATGGCCTTGGAACCTATACACCGCCAGGACATTGGAACCGTATTGCAAACGAACTTATTGTGGAATACCGCCTAAACCCTTTGCAGACCACCAGGACCTTGGCCTATATGAACATGGCCATAATGGACTCGGGCATCAGTTGTTGGGATGCCAAATATTATTACCATTACCCTAGGCCTATTCAGCTCATAGACGGTTTTAAAACCATTGCCGGTACACCTAACTTTCCGAGTTATACTTCCGGACATAGTGTTTTTTCCGCCGCCGCATCCGAAGTGCTGTCCTACGTTTTTCCACAAGAAGCCGAACAGATGAGAGCATGGGCCGAGGAAGCGGCAATTTCCAGAGTATATGGTGGAATCCATTGGAGTTTTGATGCCACGGTAGGCACGGACCAAGGACGGGAGGTCGCCCAATATACCATTAACAGGGCAAAGGTAGACGGAGCAGACCAATAACTAAACACTGACTATTGTTCTAAACGTAAGGTTGATTCTCGGGACACTTACCCTTTTGGTGGGCGGTAAGCGGTGCAGCCAATGTGATTGGGTACTTCCCTTCATTACCAAAAGGCTTCCGTGGTCGAGGGTCAACCCTACTTTTTCTTTGGATTCTTTGTGCTTGAAGGCAAACTTTCGTTCAGCTCCAAAACTAAGGGAGGCAATGGCTCCATTTTTCTTCAAATCCTTCTCGGCATCACTATGCCATGCCATACCTTCTTCCCCTGAATGATATAAATTCAATAAACAAGAATTGTAGGTCTCTTGAGAGAGCTTTTCGGCAATCTCCTTCAGCTTCAACAATTCCGGAGTCCATGGCAATGCTTTTTTGGTGTTATTGGAATAGGTATATTCAAAAGGTTCATCACCGTACCACGCCACTTTTCGCTTGGTTTCAATCCGCTTACCGTAGATCACTGCAACATCCTTCTTCCAAGCAATGGTATCCCATAATTCTTTAAAATACCGGTTGGCCTCCTCATGTGTCATGATTGGCCCATAATAATTGACCACGCCATCTTTGGGCAACCAATTCTTCTCAGGGTTTATCTGATCGGTGAACAAATCCATTTTTTACTCTTTAAAATCATGGGGTTAATCTTTCCTGACTTTTGACCAATATTTCGATTACACGCTCCCGTAATACCTGTGGTTCAATGATCTTGGCATAATCCCCAAACATCAGATACCAACGTGCAAAGCCATTTTCCAGATCGGTTGTCATAAAGGTCATTTCCACTTCTTTTCCTTTGACTTCCTCTAAAATTAGGCCATAGTGTTTGCTTTGGCCACGGATATACTTGGACACAGACTTATCGACCAATATTCTTACCTTGGTTTTTGTTACTTCCCGCTCTTTGTTCCTGTGCTCATCAATGGTGCCATGTTCCAACAAAAAATCCAACGAGGTTCTTGCTATTTTATGGATTCTATCTGTTCTAAAATGCCGGTAATCGGTCCGTAAGTGACAATAGCCCAAAATGTACCAAAATCCGTTTTCGTTGAAAAGCCCGACAGGTTCAATCCACCGTTCCGAAGGGGTCTCTTCCCGCAATGATTCATACCTGAGAAATACCTGTTTCCGCTCTGCAATGCTCTCGAACAAAATTTCAAGGGCATTGGGTACCTTTTCGTTAAACAGAACCTGTCCCGGTACTATGGATACTTGAGACTCCAAAGCTTCCACCCAATCTTTCTCTTTTCCGCGCAAGACCGATTTTAGTTTGAACATGGCCGACTCATAATAAGCACCCAGGGATTTATCGGTAAATTTTTGCATGAGCTTTTCGGCGGCCACAAAACTTCCGGCCTCTTCGCGGGTAAACATCACAGGGGGCAAACGATAACCTTCCATAATGGAGTAACCCACTCCCGCTTCGCTTACAATCGGGACCCCCGAGGCCTCCAAGGTGCGAATATCCCTGTAAATGGTACGCAAGCTCACCTCAAACCGGTCCGCGAGTTCCTGTGCCTTTACAATGCGCTTGGTCTGCAGCTGAATTAAAATGGCGACTATTCTATCAAAACGTTTTACGGTATCCATTCCCATAATTGCATGAGCTATCTCCCAAAGATAGGATTTCAATCCAAGGAAGGGAGATTTGTTCCTGTTCATCTTTCATCATTTGTAAAACGCCAAAGCTAAGCCGGCCTTATGACAACTGCCTGTCAACAACTTTTTTTGTTTTTGATTTTTACTGCTGACACGGGGCTGTCACTCCCCCGTTTTACTTTTGATTTCAGAAACAATAAACCTTTAAACATCATCTTATGGAAAAGACCATTAATGAACAGACAACGGCCCAAGTAATTACACCCGTACAATTTTTGGAGCATTACCAGGGCCACCGAAAACTTACTCGAAAGCTCATCGAAGCCTTTCCTGAAAAAGAGTTCTTTGAACACAGTATTGGCGGAATGCGGCCTTTTGCCGAAATGGTAAAGGAACTTTTGGCCATTGCCGTTCCGGGACTTACGGAAATCGTATCGGGCAAAACCGAGGACTTTGACGAACACAGGGACTACGGTAGCACAAAGGCCGGTTTTTTGAAGAAATGGGACCAGGACACAGAGGAAATCATCAAATTATGGGCACAGATTCCATTGGAACGTTACCAGGAGCACATCAAACTTTTTGGGCAGTATGAAGGAACGGTCCAATCATCTATCCTGTATTTTATTGATAATGAGATTCACCACCGCGGCCAAGGCTATGTGTATCTTCGTTCCCTAAATATTGAGCCCCCATTTTTTTATGACCGCAATTAAATTATGATAACCGTCCATGTATTTAAAACTTCCGTAAAACAGGAAGGTGAAGTAAAACAGCTTCGTCCATGGTTGAACAGGTTGGTCCATAACAATGGGCATTGGAACTTTGATCTGGAGGATTGCGACAACATTCTTCGAGTGGAGAGCAAGAACTTGGACGCACCGATAATCTCCTCGTTATTGCACAACAAAGGTTTTCAGTGTGAAGAATTGCAATAAAAAGAAAAAGCCCCTTATAAAGGGGCTTTTGAATTATAAATTGGCCTTTCCCTTAAGCTCATTGAATTGGGCCAGCAACTCTTGGTATCTATCCTTTTCTTCTTGGCCCGGCTCTTTATCGGAACCGCTCACGATATAATACAAATAGGATATTTGGGCGACCATTACCACTTCGGGGTAGGCACCTTCATCGTTTTTGAGCTCTTTTAAAATGTCTTTGTAAGGTTGGATTTTGTCCTCTCCCGCTTTTGATTTTTCCAGCTCTTTGATTTTCTTTTCAACCTTGTCCTGAAGTTTCCGTGCTTCGGACAACAGGTCTATCACTTTAAACTGAAGTTCCTGCTGCTCTTTCAAATCGGCCATGGAAATGCCTTCATCCTCGACTTTGGGGTCCATGAGCACTTCAAAGGATTTCTCGAAAGATCGGTCGCCGACCGTTAGTTTTGCCGTGTACTTGCCCGGTAATACCATGGGGCCGTTCTTGTATCTTCTTCGTTCATTCTTGTCCCAAGGCCCTTTTTGCTGCAAGTTCCATTCAAACCGGTTGATTCCCTTTTTGGTTTCCAACTTTTCGTTCATGTAAACAAATGTCATGCTCAAGCTCATATCCTCCACTTTTTCCGTGGCAGCCCTCAACTTGGTAGAATCACTCACAATAGTGGAGATTTCCTTGCCTTGCGCATCCATAATTTGAAGACTGACACCCTCTTTTACGTCGGATGGCAGGTAATAATCAATGATCACACTGGTTGATGGGTATTCCGGAAAGTCGCCGCCGCCCCATGGAGTCTGGTATCTGTAGGTGTCGTCCGGTTTGAACAACACTGGTGTATCGCCCAATTTGGTTATGTTTTCATCTTGCAGGGGAGTCACATTGTCCAAGATCCAAAAACCACGACCCATGGTACTTAAAATTAAGTCCCCACGAAAAAGTACAATATCCGTAATTGGGGTCACCGGAAGGTTTTGTTGGAACTTCTCCCAAGTTGCGCCGTCATCGAAGGATACGAACATGCCGTACTCGGTACCCGCATACAACAATCCTTCGCGAGCTGGGTCTTCCCGTAAAACCCTCGTT from Flagellimonas oceani encodes the following:
- a CDS encoding helix-turn-helix transcriptional regulator, whose amino-acid sequence is MGMDTVKRFDRIVAILIQLQTKRIVKAQELADRFEVSLRTIYRDIRTLEASGVPIVSEAGVGYSIMEGYRLPPVMFTREEAGSFVAAEKLMQKFTDKSLGAYYESAMFKLKSVLRGKEKDWVEALESQVSIVPGQVLFNEKVPNALEILFESIAERKQVFLRYESLREETPSERWIEPVGLFNENGFWYILGYCHLRTDYRHFRTDRIHKIARTSLDFLLEHGTIDEHRNKEREVTKTKVRILVDKSVSKYIRGQSKHYGLILEEVKGKEVEMTFMTTDLENGFARWYLMFGDYAKIIEPQVLRERVIEILVKSQERLTP
- a CDS encoding DinB family protein: MEKTINEQTTAQVITPVQFLEHYQGHRKLTRKLIEAFPEKEFFEHSIGGMRPFAEMVKELLAIAVPGLTEIVSGKTEDFDEHRDYGSTKAGFLKKWDQDTEEIIKLWAQIPLERYQEHIKLFGQYEGTVQSSILYFIDNEIHHRGQGYVYLRSLNIEPPFFYDRN